Within Vicia villosa cultivar HV-30 ecotype Madison, WI linkage group LG1, Vvil1.0, whole genome shotgun sequence, the genomic segment CCAATACTTTGATACTAACTATAAATTATAGGAACGGAAACAGCCAACATAGAGAGCATTCTAACTACTCATTTGTCATGGTTGACTCCCAAAAATCCACCCTTTCTATTTTACTTTCTCATGCCACGGAATTCCAGTGAACTTAACATTGTTGACTATGCAGCTTCCGTAGCTACTTCAGTGAAATATGACATGGTCTTAGCCTGCAAAGATCCAGGAAGATTAAGGTAAGAAGCTGCAATATTATATTTAGAAACATTCTTTATACTATACCATCAAGCTAGACTTATTCAACAGTTTGTATCCACATCATATCCAAACATAGAGGAGTTGTACTCTGACAACTAACATGACCCTCCCAACCTCGTGCTAAAAGTAAACAGTCATGTTCAGGCAATAGTGTGACTGCATTTAAGAATTCAGAATACAACAGTTgctttattttctttacaaaatgtGATTGATAACCAAAAGAAATTAACATGTGACAAATTTAACAGAATGAAATTAATGTGGCATTTCTTATGTTCAATAAGAAAGGGTATATACAGAAACTACCGTTAACTTGTCCAGAAATTGCATTGTCAGGCTTCTTTTCTGACTTTGCCTTCTTTTCTGACCTTTTTACTGCCTCGGCTGAAACCATAAAAGTTTGTTTATTAATAATGGAAAGTGAATGAAGAGATCTTGCCTGAGTGCTATGAAGAAAATGCTGCGTAATATTCCTCATATAATTAGCATAAATATGCTATGCAACTTTGCATAAAAACATGTCTGGAAGTATTGAAGACCATAATCAATATGCCGCCACAGGCTAGACATCAAGCAGATACTTCCTTTGTCTAACCAATCGTACctttaaattttcttttcttattagcTCTCCTCCTTTTCCTTTCTGCCTGTGTAAGTTCTGCTTCTTCTTTAACATCACCCTTACCATCAAAAACCTCCTCAGGGGCTAGCATAGCAGCATCTGAAACAGCCACAGGAGCAATCTACACATAGAAAGTAAAGTGCATTGTAAGTAACTGTAAAGTAGATGCAGAAACATAATTTTGAGAAAAGAATAGCTTTTTACTTCTTCCATTGCCAGAGCAGGTACATTGGTTTGAAAAGACATGTCCTCTATAACCTGTGAAATTCATTtaaggaaaataaaaaaacaaaaaaattagatGTTTGAACATATTGTATATTGagagaagataggaatgttaatGTCATACAGGTTTTGGAGCATTGCTGAAATGAGAAAGGGCGTCCAGTTTCAAACTGATCTTTTTAAAGAGGATGCTAGCCTGATCACAAGTAAAGGCACAATATTAAGTGTGTAGCAAAATTCAAAAAGGCTAACTACACAGCCTGATTGAGAGCCACTCCAAGGATACTACAAGTACATAAGAAATAAAACACAACCAAAAGATGAAGAGATTAAACAGTGGTAGAAATGAAACAAAGAAATTAAGTGTTGTACCTGATTTTTTAGTTTAtcattggctgacaatggagcaGAAGTGGGGTCAATCTTCTGAACATATTCTTGCTGTAAAATCAAATAACAGAAAACATTTGaggaaaatcacaccaaaacaaaaaaaaaaacaaaatgtatgATAAGGAACTGGAGGTCAAATACAATTTGCAGTATTGAACACAGTCAAGAAATACGAACCTCATAAATCTCTGCAAGACCCTGCTTGCTTTTATTATCATCCTGCATTACATGGAAATGTTTTACACAAATTAGTAACATAAAATATAGCTAGTGAGTTGAACTTCAAATTCTATTTATTCAGTTAAACAAGGCTTACCAATTCTTTGACTTCCCGAGGCACTTTCGATGACAATTTAGGAGCTCTTTGGACATCATCAAATCTCCCCTAAAGAAACACGCAGAAAGAAACATGTACATAAATAAGAAACAACAGATAGTGTGTTCTTTGTTTGAGCATGTTTGCATGGGTCTCTTGCATAACTTGCTAGTAATgctataattatattaatacataatgtgttctttgtttgtgcATGTTATGCACGGGTCTCTTGCATAACTTGATAGTACTAATGATATAATTATACTAACACCCTGATAACTATATTGCTAGTTTTCACAAATTAATTAGGCAGgttaattagaataactaaatatTATGTTTCCTATAAATTGAAAGGGGGTTAGTGAATGAGCATCTTGGTAATGGGGTGATTTAGGGCCTTTTGACCTTGGGAGGTCGGCAAACCCGTTAAAGAGCTGCCATTGTTCTTTTCTCTCATTTCCGACAATATGATACCACATACTATTGTTGGTGTCACAGCTCCATTGAATACAAAAACGGtttaaaatccaacaaaaatgAGGGATCCACTACTTATTCTTGATGAGCTCATCATGAAAGGTTTAgagattgaagaagaagatgcttgtGGATAGCTATTCAAGGTTGACGAATATTTTAACGCATCAGGCATATGTGAAGAAGAGCATATACCAGAAGTTGTGCAGGACATGAGTGACCAAACACTCCACAGTATCTAATATGGAGAGTTAGATTTTATCAGACCCTTAAAGAGCAGGGTTGGATTTTAATCAGATCCTTCAAGAGCTGTCATAGTTTTGATTATCTCCCTTTTACCCATTTTCTAGTAATAGGACACAGATTCTACTGACACCCAATTTTGTATAGAAATAGAAATTTAACATGATGTCATACATATATAGTTTCCACACTTGTGTAAATAACAAGGGTAACACAATGCATTATGGTAGAAGCCTAAATCATGTCATCATGGAACCATAACTTACCTCAATAATCcttttcttgatcatttcctctATTGAAGAATTCATGTCCTCAGTGATTACAGGAGGAGGTCTCACGTTATGCTGAAAGTCAAGATCAACTTCCAAAGCACTATTCACGGGTCTCTTTGCAGCAGTTACCTGTTATAAAATCAATATAGAAGAATACAATAACTGATTAACAGAAATGTTCTACATATGTAACTTATAAAAGGACAGATACAAAAAAGGGGAATGTGATATTACCTCGCCCAgcatagtccaagtttttggctCTATGTTAGCTTTCTCCATCAGTTTTATGTTTGATTGAATTTTTTCCAGCTGCTTTTCATGGGTAGAAGCAGTCCTTGTCTTCTACATACACGAGTAAAATAACATAACAtgaaattttagttttaaaaataaacatcTTCACATCACAATCATGTGTGTATAAACACTGAGACACACCGAAATACCTGTTCATCAGATTCCATGTCATCTTCAACATCAAAATCTTCAGTTTTTTCAAGcaattgttcttttctttttgagcccttttcttttttattctcaAACAATTGTTCTTCTCTTTTTGAGCGcaattgttcttttctttttgagcCCTTTTCTTTTTTACCTCCAAAGAAGTCATCGTACCTGAAAGCAGCAAATGAAAAAATAAACCCCACATACAGATACAATTAAAAcatctaaataaataataaattccaAGGAGTTATATAATTATGCAGTGGCATCCAGCCAGTTTCATAACATATGGCTGGAGTTAACATTTACACGAATAATACATAAGCAAATATTTCCCCACAGCACACAACATacagaataataaataaatagtagtAAAATAAATATCGTTAAGCTTAAAGAAAGAGGAAATACCACTTAAATACAGTACTCAAGAAAAAAGAAGCTAGAAAAGAAATTCAAAACTAGaggaaaaataataacaatataaacaCTATCACAAGCTCTTTGATTTCTACAAAGCTTGGACATTAAAAGTAAATGACAAACAGTTGTCAACTTGATTTCCTTCAgttttttcaacctgtaatagagattaaataattacaataataaagACAAAAGTCTTTCATCAGAGTGGTACCAGCTACATCGATCAAACTGATGATattgttataaaatattaataaggtTTAAGTAATTTTAACACTCAATATTGGTAAGTAGTGACTTATCAGCTTGTATCATTGTTTGAACATGGGACATAGAAGAAAGAAGGGATTTTATTGTATTTGAAAGTCTTTTAGGTATATTCAATATTAGTTTAAACTTTAAAcgccataaatattctttattccTTAACTTGATAATTACTTCAATCATCAttctattttcttgattttttaggATATGCTGATGGATCCTTTGACAGTGGAGGATAGCTTTCAATTTCATTGGCTGCTGACTCCTGTCTAACTAGACTAGTTAGAGTTAGCTATGAAAGCAATGTTACGTGGAAGATAGAAGACAATAACTCTTACACCAGATTATGGTAATTTGAGTCATTGAATTTGTTAACTATAATGGACTAGTGTTTTCGTAACTATAACCCTCGGCGGTTCTGGTTCTGCTCCAAACATACTTGAGACTAGAGCACCTTAAAAATTAGACACTTTCGGGGAATCGAATTCCAACTAGATCAACTTACAGCatgttgtttaagttttattCCAAACAAACTGAGAAAAAAAAACATTGGCATTTTCCATTGCCATAACACCACATTCGATCAAAAACAACCATATGGATAGCTTTCAACTTTTTTAAAGGCATGTATAGGTAGTTAAACTGGAGTGAAGCAGTTTACAGCATTGATTAAGTTGCAAGCTTGAAATCAACATTCAAATATATTTTGTGTTCGTTTGTGGGAAACTAAATATATAAATACCTTGCATATATGGCTTCTGCTTCTACATCTTCTACATCTTCTTCATCATTATCATCCTCATCCTCATCAATCTCAAACTCACCGGCCTATATAAATATAATGAAAGTGTCTCAAAACCAGAAATATGGAAATAACAACTTAACAAGCATTGAACCATATCAATATGACATATGATGAAAAAAAGTGTCCAATAATAACCCAGCAAAGATCAATGAATTTTACCTTCTCGAGGTCATCATCAGCTTCACTGTCTTGATCTCCCTCCTCACCCTTCTCATAATTATCTTCCTCTTTCTGTAAATAATCATTCAATTCATCTATTTTCAGAAATTTATCTCCAATCCCACCACCTTcacctttctcttcttcctcatCATCCTCGTcgtcttcttctccttctccttcagtttcttcaaaatcatcctCGTCTTCATCAGCTTCATCCAATTCCTCATCAAAACCGTCAAATTCTTCTCCCCACTGGTCTTGCTCCTTTGGCTCCGCCTTGTTAGCAACATCCGAAGGAACCTTCTTCAGCTCCGCAATTTCTTCAGGGTTTTTGGCCAACTGATTCAATCGGCGGCGAAGAGTGGACAATAGCGGCTGTGATTGGAGATCAATTTGATGCCAAATCTGCTCAGCATCGTAGCCGTCAACAAGGAGTTGGTCCAGTGGCGATTTGAGGGAGAAGGGTCTGAGAGAAGAGAATAGGTATTTGGATGCAGCACGAGCAGTTTCCGATACCGTTGAATTCGGTACAAGCAACGAAGGTGGTTCTACTTCTTTCAGGAGCCGTAGGGCTTCCACGCCGGAATCGTTAACGCTCGCCATAAATTGGTGTTCTGTATCTCTCTCTCCTTTCAGGTATAAGGAGGGTTTAGGGTTTTAGTTCCGCGATAATTTGCCGGATTAAACTCTGCGTTTCAAACtccttatttatttacttttttttggaacaaataaaatctttatttattttcttatttatgttACAAACTTTTATATTAAGAGTGAAACCCCaacttagtttttttatttttgaatactCTTTCACAAAcaattttgaaattcaatttcTTTATACAACTTAAATAGATTAATCTAGTAAATATAAAAAACTTTTTTAATCttgatggaagtcatatttaaatttcttttacatttcattttcccacactttcttactttcattttaatttttcttaatttatttattatcacaaaaaatattaataatctatttttaaattttaatcttactaaaaaatttcaaatttctttcgcatttcatttttccatactttcattttaatttttcaacatttatctattatcgcaaaaaatattaataatcaatcatttaattattattcccagaaatatttaattatttcacaggccattatcaactcaatatttaattttttttaatcgatcattacacattttctctatcttaattaaaatttcaaatttctctcacattttttcacactttcttacttccattttaatttttttctctatttatttatttattatctcacgggtcactatcaacataatgtctattttattttaatcaatcattgtctttatttgagagataatatattttttttatttttttctccatctcacgattttttatcattatttaatacaattaaatttccatgattattgtttattttacatttgtttttaaatatattttatatcgcatcaaattatttttttatttcacgggtcattatcaacatagtagctattttattttaatcaacaattactattaattgagagataatttttatttttaaatgttaatatttcatttttattatctccatcttatagtattttttatatgattatttaatataattgaatttatatgatcatttttcatttagttggaccgtcaattattaaattacctgacccaattttgctattgtgttcctaacctatcttaaacatttttttgtggatcattgttttctatataattattgttaaatttacaattaagtaaattatttcatatttttaatttatatttaaaattttacatttgcatttgttaaaattttattttttttctccaactcacatgtccttttttatatggttctttattacacacaaaattagcacatgtccttttttatatggttctttattacacacaaaattagcacatgaataagataataatgtttaatcttaagggccaatttcaatacaatgcctattttattttaaacaataatgacttttatttgaaaactaaagtatttattttcaaatttcaaaacgattcctatggatattaggttttcaaagaattgggagtataacagagcaatcaataaaactctaactctattcaaataaaacaattctttttaattatgcatattgcttataattccttttatttatattattcatatcattacaaaaatactacaccaggaaaaaaatcacccgtgcggaagcacgggtctctgactagtttatATTAAGAGTGAAACCCCaacttagtttttttatttttgaatactCTTTCACAAAcaattttgaaattcaatttcTTTATACAACTTAAATAGATTAATCTAGTAAATATAAAAAACTTTTTTAATCTAGTGTTGGttttttaacttaaaatatttaagAGCATCTAATCCACATGACCACATCCATCATCCTCTTATGAGTTTTTTATAGACAGCGGGTCGTGTCGGGTGCAAGTTTTACACTACCCAAATTCATATTCGAAATCAGCACTCGAACCCAAATCCAAAAGTTgttcgggtgacaaaataacatCCACGTCCACACCTGTTGAGTTCGgatttttttcacccaaacccgaacccgcaacaaaatacataaaatacatttttcatacaattttccgataactttccacaatatatatatatatatatatatatatatatatatatatatatatatataagcggagtgatttcgggtttcagatgtgggtttcacactacccaaacccgcacccgaaatatcgggtggcacccgaacccgaactcAAACCCAGACAATTCgaattttcacccgttgactcagaTTCGGGTGCGGATGGGCCTCGCGGGTTTGAGTCTGCTTGCCATCTCTAGTTCTTTAAATAGGacctatttaatattttatactatattaCACTTTCACATTTTCTAAACAACTCAATTACACTTTTTAAATATTCATACAAcccatcaaaattttaaaatgggTCTCACCAAATCTTACAATATATTTCACTTTTATAttactaaaaatatataattcaaaCAATTTAATTCAAATATGTCAAaatacatttaaaataaataaaatttaaataaataaataagtatatatatatatatatatatatatatatattaaaaaacataataCATGACACAAATAATTTACTAACAAATACGTTAAAAAACATAAACGTTAAAATAAATTACTtagaaaatacattaaaaaaacataaacattaaaataaattacTAGCATAAAATACAAGAAAATGATATATTTAAAACATGTTTCAATTGTTACTATTCTCCTGCCCATAACGTTGTCATATATGTTCTATCAAGTCTTGTTAAAAGTGTCGATGAATTTGTTTATCACGAACATCAAATCTTTTACGTAGGAACTCTTGAAAATCAATATTAGAATCATTCGGCAATGTTGTCGCGTCATTGCTCAAATGATCataagaaaaatcaaattttccaccATATGTGAAAcgttcatcttcaacaatcatGTTGTGTAATATTATGCATGTATTCATTATGTGTTGAATTGTGTCTAAGTACTACAATCGTGTTGGGTTACGTATGATCGCAAATCGAGATTGGAGAACTCTAAATGCTCGTTCAATATCCTTTCTTTTGGCTTCTTGATGTTGGGCAAACAATTTTCTCTTATCCGCTTGTGGCATCGGAATACTTTTCACAAATGTGGCCCATTTAGGATAAATATCATCTGACAGATAATAACCCTTGTTGTATTCAGTATGATTGATTATATAGTGAACCTCGGGAGCTCGTCCTTTCAAAACATCATTGAAGACATTTGATTGGTTCAACACATTAATATCGTTGTTTGAACCCACTACCCTAAAGAATGCATGACAAACCCACAAGTCTTTTGAAGCCACTGCTTCAAGCATAACAATTAGTTTCCCATGATCGCCTCGAACATACCGCCCTTTCAATGCAACTGGATAATTTTTTCATTCTCAATGCAATCAATGCTCCCTAACATACCTGGAAATCCTCGTGCCTCTCACATTCGCACTAGGTGTTCAATGTCTTCAACGTTTGGCCTTCGCAAATATCGTGCCCCAAAGATGTTGATCACCCATCTTGTAAACTTATAAACACATTTTAGTGTTGTGGTTTCACTAGTGATGTTCCATATGCCGACATACGGATAATATCAGTGCATTTTTGTAATGGTGAGATACTTGACCTACCGGTTGCATCAACCATCATTCAAAAATACTCATCATGCTGACCAAGAGCTTCAACAATACGAAGAAACTCATGTTTATGCATTTGTTACCTTTGACGAAACTGCTCATTTGTGTATACtggattttgtgaaaaataatcatTAAATAATCGATCATGTCCCTCTTCACGATTCCTCTATATATTCCTTCTTTGAAGTGCAGGCCTTTTAGAGCTCGAGGCTCCTTCTTCCATAAACAACCTCATGTtgaggcggtaaagcggcaagcaacaaaagttttggaaatatttatccgggaattatcgtgtccacagagattggtgagaagaactgccgttcgactatctcgcgttctaagtttcatgatttgggtgcggaaaggtaaatgctggaaaagtaaataaaagcagataaacaatctcaatagtctaagagaaagagttatggaattgtatttcgttctacccgtctaatacttaaatctgaatatcttatcgctcgacactcacaatacgcatcaaaatcaccgggcatcattcgagatgccacatcggtgtccatgtatGCAACAccaacgaaagctcaaccgtactattcacatcagcgatttctccactgacacaaacaacacggaggcattagactcgatacccattacgattattagtcctaaatccatttatgcaatccagaaactaacagttatcattcctaatcaagatctatggtgtccatgtctgcaacaacacaaatccaaagcatttaagcaaaaagatcaagaacaacaacaatgatgatttgtaaagcaaatatataaacgatcccaagatcgacaaatatacatacaagagaggaaaaatatacatacaaaccccaccattggaatgaaacatagggaagaaagaagatgaatcAGAAACTCTCACCGtcacaatgaaatcgagacaaatccacgatcaatccacatgatgtagcatccaatggtgtttcctaaacctctaaactaccaaaaatggatcagagctcaacttgtaaaagaagagatgataaaaaaactagaaaaatttgttctaagctatttatacaaaactgatttacgcacagcgcgcgacgcgccctccagcgcgcgtaGCGCGCTCTCACTtatgtaccaaaccgccctatcgcgcgaagcgccctaaaaACCGCGTGACGCGCCCAATCTTCTGCTAGCTTTTGTTCTTCAACCTCAAAGAGCGcgctgcaccagaacagcagaattatttcctttttgctctcgcagccgtgtcttcaacactttattcttcaaggctccgaaaacgcaagaatacctataaaaatacaacaaaactatcaaacggtataaaagtgtatgaaaatacaagtattcgtaaagtaaacgtaattacacaaaaatggGAAATTATTCAAACGGAGCAAAAAgcgtcgataagtgccactatttacatacacaaaataactacaatttggcacttaacacctCACAAGTTCTTCATCCATATCatcattcatataatccatgaacaTTTTTGTGATATGTGAAGGATTGGAAGGATCCATGTGAAAAGAAGTTTGATATTGAGTGGAAAATGATAACAAATTCTAGAGAATGAAAAAGGTTGAGAAATACTATGAAGCTTAGTGTGCATGTTAATGATATTTATAAGACTAGTTTATAACAGCTAGTTTGACTTTGAATAACGACTAGTTTGAATAACGACTAGTTTGAATAACGACTAGTTTGAATAATGACTAGTTCGACTAGCGACTTGTTTGAATAAcgactagtttgaataacggctactttgaataatcaaaatttaaaaatatgtaaTCATACTAATTAAGTCCATatcaattaagttcaaaatacatACTCATACTAATTATGCCTACAATACATAATCATACTAATTAATTTCATATTTTTCTCTAATCATGTCGCACAATATTTCATGAGCTTGTAGTTGTCTTGTATCCATATTTGATGCATCTTTTGAGAGTATTTGCAGATCATTCATCTTCAATCTTTCCTCCGCACTCTCAGCCTTCTTAATCTTTGCATCaacctttttatttttatctcgACTTTTTCACCCTCAATACGTGCATAGTCTCGTGCAAACGTTGacatcaaatcaatttttttcgaaGTCATCTTTCAAAGAATCATATTTGACATTAGCAGTAGTAGACATTTCCACAAACTTTTCCTTCTCTTTCATTTTGGTTGCCTTTTGACCGATTGGACGACGTGACAAAGTATGTGATGGTGGATTGTATTCGCTACTCGTTAGTGTCGGTGGATTGGAAGATGAAGAATATGCTCCTGAAGCTGAATTCTTTGTTCTTTTTGTAAAAGATTCTGATGAACCTGCGAGCCATTTAGGTTCATCTTTCAATAATCTCCATGCAACCTCAAATATAAACTTTTCACCTTCATCTTGGAAATAAATTTTATATGCAGCTTGCATGATATTGCTCTCGGAGCTCCCACTTTGTTGTGTAGACACGGCTTATTTGTAGCATCCAACAAACTTTTGAACAGATGGATTAATTGTGTGTCATCGACCTTTAAGTGCCATCGGTTTTCTCTCTTTGTAATTGGTGTCATGATACTTGTTGTAAGCTTCGCAAATCCTATTCCAAAAACTATCTCTTTTTTATCAACCCCAACAATTAAATCCTTTGAAATATTGAGTCATGATTGAATGAAAACTTCATCCTCTTTTTGTTGGAACCTTTGTTTAGGCGTTTTCGCAAccggtgcagatgcaacttcttcACCAAGGTTAATAGTTTATACGCTACCTTGAGTGCAAAATTATTGTGTTTCATGTTCTTGATCATTTGATTGCACGCCACTGCTGCTTATTTGAGCCACATGAGGAATAATGGGGTTAGTTGGTTGAGATGTAAATTGTTGATATTGATATGGATAAGGTGGTGTATGATATGAGTAATTTCCAAAGTGTGGATTATTTTGTGAATTTGGGATAAAATGAGAGTTTTGAAAATTTGGGTTATGGTGTGAATATGAGATAAGAGGTACGTTTCCGATGTATGAATTGCTTTGTTGATTTGGAATAGAAGGAGGAATACCACCATTTTGCATAAAATTAGACCAAGAGTTGTGTTGATTGGGATACATTGACAAATGGATgtgtaagaagaaaaaaaataaaatgatataaaataaagggttaatactactttaccccctgccatataggcgagattcggtttacccccctctaaaaaaaatttattggacaaaccttgcaaaacaAAGATTcgatcaaatttgaccctgatcaatttttttggccaagattcttagaatcttgcctacatggcatttttggtagtgctgactgta encodes:
- the LOC131636198 gene encoding M phase phosphoprotein 10-like isoform X1 codes for the protein MASVNDSGVEALRLLKEVEPPSLLVPNSTVSETARAASKYLFSSLRPFSLKSPLDQLLVDGYDAEQIWHQIDLQSQPLLSTLRRRLNQLAKNPEEIAELKKVPSDVANKAEPKEQDQWGEEFDGFDEELDEADEDEDDFEETEGEGEEDDEDDEEEEKGEGGGIGDKFLKIDELNDYLQKEEDNYEKGEEGDQDSEADDDLEKAGEFEIDEDEDDNDEEDVEDVEAEAIYARYDDFFGGKKEKGSKRKEQLRSKREEQLFENKKEKGSKRKEQLLEKTEDFDVEDDMESDEQKTRTASTHEKQLEKIQSNIKLMEKANIEPKTWTMLGEVTAAKRPVNSALEVDLDFQHNVRPPPVITEDMNSSIEEMIKKRIIEGRFDDVQRAPKLSSKVPREVKELDDNKSKQGLAEIYEQEYVQKIDPTSAPLSANDKLKNQASILFKKISLKLDALSHFSNAPKPVIEDMSFQTNVPALAMEEIAPVAVSDAAMLAPEEVFDGKGDVKEEAELTQAERKRRRANKKRKFKAEAVKRSEKKAKSEKKPDNAISGQVNG
- the LOC131636198 gene encoding M phase phosphoprotein 10-like isoform X2, with translation MASVNDSGVEALRLLKEVEPPSLLVPNSTVSETARAASKYLFSSLRPFSLKSPLDQLLVDGYDAEQIWHQIDLQSQPLLSTLRRRLNQLAKNPEEIAELKKVPSDVANKAEPKEQDQWGEEFDGFDEELDEADEDEDDFEETEGEGEEDDEDDEEEEKGEGGGIGDKFLKIDELNDYLQKEEDNYEKGEEGDQDSEADDDLEKAGEFEIDEDEDDNDEEDVEDVEAEAIYARYDDFFGGKKEKGSKRKEQLRSKREEQLFENKKEKGSKRKEQLLEKTEDFDVEDDMESDEQTRTASTHEKQLEKIQSNIKLMEKANIEPKTWTMLGEVTAAKRPVNSALEVDLDFQHNVRPPPVITEDMNSSIEEMIKKRIIEGRFDDVQRAPKLSSKVPREVKELDDNKSKQGLAEIYEQEYVQKIDPTSAPLSANDKLKNQASILFKKISLKLDALSHFSNAPKPVIEDMSFQTNVPALAMEEIAPVAVSDAAMLAPEEVFDGKGDVKEEAELTQAERKRRRANKKRKFKAEAVKRSEKKAKSEKKPDNAISGQVNG